From the genome of Gracilibacillus salitolerans, one region includes:
- a CDS encoding methionine biosynthesis PLP-dependent protein, translating to MNNIETVLAQIGNRKDQRTGAVEAPIYFSTAYQHPSLGQSTGYDYTRTANPTREIVEDAIATLEQGSKGFACSSGMAAIQLVFSLFKQEDEIIVTEDIYGGSYRLFQHFQESYNIKPVYADPDEMEQYINKNTKAIFIETPTNPLLMEINIEKIATLAKKHQVLLIVDNTFYTPYLQQPLTQGADIVIHSATKYLGGHNDVLAGLVVVKDVELGERLTYLHNAIGAVLSPMDTMLLIRGMKTLSLRLEKQQQNARQLAAFLIESPLVEDVLYPGKGAMISFRVLDKSIVSPFLEQLKIISFAESLGGVESFITYPATQTHADIPKDEREKRGISDTLLRFSVGIEDVEDLKRDIQQALGGN from the coding sequence ATGAACAATATTGAAACAGTGCTAGCGCAAATAGGCAATCGGAAGGATCAGCGTACCGGTGCAGTAGAAGCCCCTATTTATTTTTCGACCGCATACCAACACCCATCTCTGGGACAGTCAACAGGTTATGATTACACACGCACAGCAAATCCTACACGAGAAATTGTAGAAGATGCGATCGCGACATTAGAACAGGGTTCAAAAGGATTTGCATGTTCTTCAGGTATGGCTGCCATACAATTAGTCTTTTCTTTATTCAAACAAGAAGATGAAATTATCGTAACTGAAGATATTTATGGTGGAAGCTATCGATTATTTCAGCATTTTCAAGAATCTTATAACATTAAACCAGTATATGCAGATCCAGACGAAATGGAGCAGTACATTAATAAAAATACAAAAGCTATTTTCATTGAAACACCAACTAACCCACTATTAATGGAAATCAATATTGAGAAAATAGCCACACTGGCAAAGAAACATCAGGTGCTTTTAATCGTAGATAACACATTTTACACACCCTATTTACAACAGCCATTAACACAAGGTGCAGATATAGTTATTCATTCAGCTACCAAATATTTAGGCGGACATAATGACGTACTAGCTGGATTAGTCGTAGTAAAGGATGTGGAATTAGGTGAACGATTAACCTATCTCCATAATGCCATTGGAGCTGTACTGTCGCCGATGGATACGATGCTTTTAATAAGAGGGATGAAAACCTTATCCCTTCGTCTTGAAAAGCAACAACAAAATGCCAGGCAATTGGCAGCGTTTTTAATAGAATCGCCATTAGTCGAAGATGTTCTCTATCCTGGGAAAGGAGCCATGATTAGTTTTCGTGTACTGGATAAATCCATAGTTTCTCCTTTTCTGGAACAGTTAAAAATTATATCATTTGCTGAAAGTTTAGGAGGAGTAGAGAGCTTTATTACCTATCCAGCAACCCAGACACATGCAGATATACCAAAAGATGAACGGGAAAAACGGGGAATTAGTGATACATTACTTCGATTTTCTGTTGGGATTGAGGATGTGGAAGATTTAAAACGAGACATTCAACAAGCATTAGGAGGAAATTAA
- a CDS encoding aminotransferase class V-fold PLP-dependent enzyme, which translates to MGYSKETTLAHGGSQQGFHEKHTGAVNPPIYVSSTYHQQQLNEFGDYDYSRSGNPTRDQLEAAIAKLENGTAGFAFSSGMAAISSAFMLLQSGDHIVITKDVYGGTFRFVTQLLTQFSIEHTFVDMTNPVEIEEAIQPNTKVIYMETPANPLLQITDINKVVQLAKECKCLTYLDNTFMTPLHQQPLDLGVDIVLHSATKFLSGHSDIVAGLAVTKNEDLAARLKFVQNTYGAILGAKDCYQLLQGMKTLEPRFTKSVSSARKLAEFFHSHDEIENVYYPGLRHHPGASIHAKQSSSPGAVLSFVIKDHVDAKNFVEQLTIPVFAVSLGAVESILSHPATMSHAAMPAQEREARGISERLFRLSVGIENTEDLIEDFKNALTVKAGVL; encoded by the coding sequence ATGGGATATTCAAAAGAAACAACACTTGCACATGGAGGCAGTCAGCAAGGCTTTCACGAAAAACATACAGGTGCGGTTAACCCACCTATTTATGTATCATCAACCTATCACCAACAGCAACTAAATGAGTTTGGTGATTATGATTATAGTCGTTCTGGTAATCCTACGCGTGACCAGTTAGAAGCAGCCATTGCAAAATTAGAAAATGGTACAGCCGGTTTTGCTTTCTCATCTGGTATGGCTGCGATATCTTCTGCTTTTATGCTGTTACAATCTGGTGACCACATTGTCATCACTAAGGATGTTTACGGTGGTACGTTTCGTTTTGTCACGCAATTATTAACGCAATTTTCGATTGAACATACTTTTGTTGATATGACAAATCCAGTAGAAATAGAAGAAGCGATTCAGCCAAATACAAAGGTTATATACATGGAAACACCAGCAAATCCGTTATTACAAATTACCGATATCAATAAAGTAGTTCAGCTTGCAAAGGAATGCAAATGTTTAACGTATTTAGATAATACATTTATGACCCCTTTGCATCAACAACCACTAGATCTTGGTGTCGATATTGTCTTACATAGCGCCACTAAATTTTTATCTGGTCATAGTGATATTGTTGCCGGTTTAGCTGTTACTAAAAATGAAGACCTGGCCGCTAGACTGAAATTTGTTCAAAACACATATGGTGCAATTCTTGGTGCTAAAGATTGCTATCAATTATTGCAAGGAATGAAAACATTAGAACCAAGGTTCACTAAAAGTGTATCATCAGCTCGAAAACTAGCTGAATTCTTCCATTCACATGATGAAATTGAAAATGTATATTACCCTGGCTTACGTCATCATCCCGGTGCTTCTATTCATGCTAAACAATCTAGTAGTCCAGGTGCTGTTTTATCTTTTGTTATAAAAGATCATGTAGATGCCAAAAACTTCGTGGAACAATTAACTATTCCTGTGTTTGCAGTTAGTCTGGGTGCTGTTGAATCTATTTTATCTCATCCTGCCACTATGTCCCATGCCGCTATGCCTGCGCAAGAAAGAGAAGCTAGAGGTATTAGTGAACGACTATTTCGTTTATCTGTCGGAATTGAGAATACAGAAGATCTTATCGAAGACTTTAAAAATGCCTTAACAGTAAAAGCAGGGGTATTGTAA
- a CDS encoding nucleoside phosphorylase, with protein sequence MYLSNLKVESDQLPKKAIVCGDPDRATLIAESLDNRQLLAKNREYYTYVGYYRNEYIAVVSHGVGSPGAAVCFEQLIQGGVGELIRVGTAGSYQKQVEPGSLVVSTAAVRTDGLTSQIVPDGFPAVADLKITNNLVAETENLYFPTFSGITLTLDVFYQGVTPFPHQQYQAAGVLAVEMEIAALYTIASIRNVRAGAIVAIDGYADADLSVDYNPHTDQMKNAIDQAAEIALSALTNA encoded by the coding sequence ATGTATTTATCTAATTTAAAAGTAGAATCAGACCAGTTACCAAAGAAAGCTATTGTATGTGGTGATCCTGATCGTGCGACACTGATTGCAGAATCGTTAGATAATCGGCAACTATTAGCAAAGAATCGGGAGTATTATACGTATGTCGGTTATTACAGAAATGAATACATTGCAGTTGTCAGTCATGGAGTAGGTTCACCCGGTGCTGCTGTATGTTTTGAACAACTAATTCAAGGTGGAGTAGGTGAATTGATTCGAGTTGGTACTGCAGGTTCATATCAAAAACAAGTAGAACCAGGTAGTTTAGTTGTTAGTACTGCAGCAGTAAGAACAGATGGACTAACCAGTCAAATTGTACCGGATGGATTTCCAGCAGTAGCAGATTTGAAAATAACAAATAACCTTGTAGCTGAAACAGAAAACCTATATTTTCCAACTTTTTCAGGTATCACTTTGACGTTGGATGTATTTTATCAAGGAGTTACTCCATTCCCGCATCAACAATATCAAGCGGCAGGAGTTTTGGCTGTTGAAATGGAAATTGCTGCATTGTATACTATTGCAAGTATTCGTAATGTAAGAGCAGGAGCGATTGTTGCTATTGATGGCTATGCTGATGCTGACTTATCTGTTGATTATAATCCGCATACAGATCAAATGAAAAACGCCATTGATCAAGCAGCGGAGATAGCTTTATCTGCTTTAACGAACGCGTAG
- a CDS encoding sulfite oxidase-like oxidoreductase: MRKADRLKKAKVPPRNEKYGDRLPSGQTLTKKFPILHEGEVPEYDISKWSFKVFGEVEEEKKFSYDDLMKMPQTTIVRDIHCVTRWSKFDNSFTGIKFTDFLKEIGVKKNVKHVMVYGDYDYESNMPLEDLLHDDILIAHSYDGQPLTPQHGYPFRLIVPHLYFWKSVKWIRGIEFMEEDRPGFWERNDFHNYGDPFKEQRFSVEDAYMPEDEWQKKEYD; this comes from the coding sequence ATGAGAAAAGCAGATCGATTAAAAAAAGCTAAAGTACCACCACGTAATGAGAAATACGGGGATCGTTTACCCTCTGGACAAACGTTAACAAAAAAGTTTCCGATCCTTCATGAAGGTGAAGTGCCGGAATATGATATCAGTAAGTGGTCATTTAAAGTATTTGGTGAAGTCGAGGAAGAAAAAAAATTTAGTTATGATGACTTGATGAAAATGCCACAGACAACGATTGTCCGCGATATTCATTGTGTAACAAGATGGTCTAAATTTGATAATAGTTTCACTGGAATTAAGTTCACCGACTTTTTGAAAGAAATTGGTGTAAAAAAGAATGTTAAGCATGTCATGGTATACGGTGACTATGACTATGAAAGTAATATGCCGCTAGAAGATTTATTACACGATGATATTCTAATTGCTCATAGTTATGATGGTCAGCCATTAACCCCACAACATGGGTATCCTTTTCGATTGATTGTACCGCATTTATACTTTTGGAAAAGTGTTAAATGGATACGTGGAATCGAATTTATGGAGGAAGATCGACCAGGATTTTGGGAACGTAATGATTTTCATAATTATGGGGATCCATTTAAAGAGCAACGTTTTTCTGTTGAGGATGCATATATGCCTGAAGATGAATGGCAGAAGAAGGAGTATGATTGA
- a CDS encoding ABC transporter permease has product MENLFDLSLINSTIRMMAPLLLAGLGGAICARVGIFNVGLDGLMLIAAFIGVAANVFTNNIWISILLAIIGTMLFSLLFGYMIIHLKANMIVTGIALNFLAIGVTTFALRTIFGVQGAYYNNEMVGLPTWRIPIIDDIPVVGNLLSGQSPVVYLGIIATIGMYIFLKKSVLGSHYDAVGINQVAAKSQGVKIKTIQYQAIIISGILCALGGVQLSLGQVTMFSENMTGGRGFIALVATMLGQSNPIGVFLAGGLFGFTEAISIRLQGLNIPTNFTLMLPYVITILAMFVFKDRTQLSAMKNSQGSSR; this is encoded by the coding sequence ATGGAAAATTTATTTGATTTATCACTAATAAATTCAACTATTCGAATGATGGCCCCTCTTTTATTAGCAGGACTCGGTGGAGCGATTTGTGCGAGAGTAGGAATATTTAATGTTGGGCTCGATGGTTTAATGTTAATAGCGGCATTTATTGGTGTAGCAGCTAATGTGTTCACAAATAACATCTGGATTTCAATTCTGTTAGCCATCATTGGTACTATGTTATTTTCATTATTGTTTGGTTACATGATCATTCACTTAAAAGCCAATATGATTGTTACTGGTATTGCGCTAAACTTTTTGGCGATAGGTGTGACAACCTTCGCACTTAGAACAATATTTGGAGTTCAAGGTGCATATTACAATAATGAAATGGTAGGATTGCCAACATGGAGAATTCCGATTATTGATGATATACCAGTAGTAGGAAACTTGCTTTCCGGTCAGTCACCAGTTGTTTATCTGGGGATTATAGCTACCATTGGAATGTACATCTTTTTAAAGAAAAGTGTTTTAGGTTCTCATTATGATGCAGTTGGTATTAATCAAGTAGCAGCTAAAAGTCAAGGGGTTAAAATTAAAACGATACAATATCAAGCTATTATCATATCGGGTATCTTATGTGCCCTTGGCGGTGTACAGTTATCTCTTGGACAAGTTACAATGTTTAGTGAAAATATGACTGGTGGTCGTGGCTTTATTGCATTAGTAGCAACCATGCTAGGTCAATCTAATCCGATAGGTGTATTCTTAGCAGGTGGTTTATTTGGTTTTACGGAGGCTATTAGTATTCGTTTACAAGGTCTAAATATTCCAACCAACTTTACTTTAATGCTTCCATATGTAATTACGATTTTAGCAATGTTTGTTTTTAAAGACAGAACTCAATTAAGTGCGATGAAAAATAGTCAAGGAAGTTCGCGTTAA
- a CDS encoding ABC transporter permease produces MNKIKMHISGIIQPLIAIFVGLAVGTIAILLAGESIINTYREMWNGAFGSIYFLSNTLERSIPIILAGLGVAFAFRAGFFNLGAEGQLVMGAVTTAIVTVYLPFQGVLNPIVAITAGMLVAGLLSFFAGWMEQRFQINLLISTLLLNYIAVLFAGYLVSEPFRDTSSAGGVPQSVMVDEASRLPKLLEGMNVHFGFVLAIILTFVLAFVIKRTTFGYEVRMLGQNVFFAQYGGIKRKKVMFISMLISGMLAGLGGSVEVMGMHYRFIEGALTTPQFAWTGLMAALLANSNPIGTTVIAIFLAALDTGSLGVERNTDVPNAISDIIQAVLILFISAKFTFAFIKSKKKEGKK; encoded by the coding sequence ATGAATAAAATAAAAATGCATATATCCGGCATCATTCAACCATTAATTGCAATATTCGTCGGACTAGCAGTAGGGACGATTGCCATCCTTTTAGCTGGAGAATCCATCATCAATACATATCGAGAAATGTGGAATGGTGCATTTGGCAGTATATATTTTTTGTCTAATACACTGGAGCGATCCATCCCAATTATCCTTGCAGGTTTAGGAGTAGCCTTTGCTTTTCGCGCTGGTTTCTTTAATTTAGGTGCAGAAGGTCAACTTGTTATGGGGGCTGTAACAACTGCAATTGTTACTGTCTATTTACCGTTTCAAGGTGTTCTCAACCCGATAGTAGCTATTACAGCTGGTATGTTAGTAGCAGGCTTGTTATCTTTTTTTGCTGGATGGATGGAGCAAAGATTTCAAATAAATTTATTAATTTCAACATTACTGCTTAACTATATTGCTGTGCTTTTTGCCGGTTATTTAGTTAGTGAACCATTCCGAGACACTTCGAGTGCCGGAGGTGTACCGCAGTCTGTGATGGTAGATGAAGCTAGTCGTTTACCTAAGTTATTAGAGGGTATGAATGTACATTTTGGATTTGTTCTGGCAATTATACTGACATTTGTACTTGCCTTTGTGATTAAGCGTACCACTTTTGGATATGAGGTAAGAATGCTTGGTCAGAATGTGTTTTTTGCTCAGTACGGTGGTATTAAACGGAAAAAAGTAATGTTTATCAGTATGCTTATTAGTGGTATGTTGGCAGGACTAGGTGGAAGTGTAGAGGTAATGGGGATGCACTATCGTTTTATTGAAGGTGCATTGACAACACCACAGTTTGCCTGGACTGGGCTGATGGCAGCTTTATTAGCTAATTCTAATCCAATAGGTACGACTGTTATAGCTATCTTTTTAGCAGCCTTGGATACAGGTTCTTTAGGAGTGGAGCGGAATACAGATGTACCGAATGCAATATCTGATATTATTCAGGCTGTCTTAATTTTATTTATTTCGGCTAAGTTTACCTTTGCATTTATTAAATCTAAGAAGAAAGAGGGGAAAAAATAA
- a CDS encoding ABC transporter ATP-binding protein, producing MLELRGITKKYGEFTANDQINFSLEEQEIHAVVGENGAGKTTLMRMLYGMEEPTSGEIFVHNEKRNIDSPNDAIALGIGMVHQHFMLFPSFTISENVVFHHEPRKKWRYDREKAVEEVDQLAKKFGMGINPMQKIADAPIGIQQRVEILKVLYQGANIIILDEPTAVLTPLEVKDLLNSLRDLVKMGKSIILITHKLNEVMEVADRVTVLRDGKVTGTLKTEDTNTEELSRLMVGRQLQKKELPEIDTGDSILEVNNLNVSDSDEKSLLTDISFQVRQGEIVGIAGVSGNGQSELTQVISGLLKVSDGSIRLNGQEISNQNVRDIRDTGLSHIPEDRYLWGAAKSASLLDNMIMTNYRKHPFHKKGILNFKHIRTFVADSLKRFNVKASSIDMNAQYLSGGNLQKLIAAREIQKGAPFLLAAEPTRGVDIGAMEFIHEQIIEKRNNGDAVLLISSELSEILALSDRVLVMYEGKIVGEFDRENVSEEKLSLLMAGGTYE from the coding sequence TTGTTAGAACTTCGCGGAATCACAAAAAAGTATGGTGAGTTTACAGCAAATGATCAGATTAATTTTTCCTTGGAAGAGCAAGAGATTCATGCAGTAGTTGGGGAAAATGGTGCTGGTAAAACAACGTTAATGCGAATGTTATATGGAATGGAAGAACCGACTAGTGGTGAAATCTTTGTACATAATGAAAAAAGAAATATTGATAGCCCAAATGACGCGATTGCCTTAGGTATTGGTATGGTACACCAACATTTCATGCTCTTTCCATCATTTACGATCTCAGAAAATGTTGTTTTTCATCATGAACCAAGAAAGAAATGGCGTTATGATAGGGAGAAAGCGGTTGAAGAGGTTGATCAGCTAGCAAAAAAATTTGGTATGGGCATAAACCCTATGCAAAAAATTGCTGATGCGCCTATAGGAATACAACAGCGTGTGGAAATTTTAAAAGTATTATATCAAGGAGCAAATATTATTATTTTGGATGAGCCGACTGCCGTTTTAACACCATTGGAAGTAAAAGATTTATTGAATAGTTTACGAGATTTGGTGAAGATGGGCAAAAGTATTATTTTAATCACACATAAGTTAAATGAAGTAATGGAAGTCGCAGACCGCGTTACGGTATTACGTGATGGTAAAGTAACAGGAACTTTAAAAACAGAAGATACAAATACAGAAGAATTGTCACGTTTAATGGTTGGTAGACAGTTACAAAAAAAAGAACTACCAGAAATAGATACTGGTGATAGCATATTGGAAGTAAATAATCTTAATGTTAGCGATTCTGATGAAAAATCGTTATTAACAGACATCTCTTTTCAGGTTCGTCAAGGAGAAATCGTAGGAATTGCCGGTGTTTCCGGAAATGGACAATCCGAACTAACCCAAGTCATTAGCGGCTTACTAAAGGTTTCAGATGGTTCCATCCGTTTAAATGGTCAGGAAATTTCGAATCAAAATGTAAGGGATATCAGAGATACAGGTCTCTCTCATATACCGGAAGATCGTTATTTATGGGGGGCGGCTAAATCTGCAAGTTTGCTAGATAATATGATCATGACTAATTATCGAAAGCACCCCTTCCATAAGAAAGGAATATTAAACTTTAAACATATTCGGACTTTTGTAGCGGATAGTTTAAAACGATTTAATGTAAAAGCATCATCGATTGATATGAATGCGCAATATTTATCTGGAGGGAATCTGCAAAAGCTGATTGCAGCTAGGGAAATTCAGAAAGGTGCTCCGTTTTTACTAGCAGCTGAACCTACCAGAGGCGTGGATATTGGGGCAATGGAGTTTATCCATGAACAAATTATCGAAAAGCGCAATAATGGTGATGCAGTATTACTCATTTCCTCAGAATTATCTGAAATTCTTGCTTTGTCTGATCGTGTTTTAGTTATGTATGAAGGAAAAATAGTAGGAGAATTTGATAGAGAAAATGTAAGTGAAGAGAAGCTGAGCTTACTGATGGCAGGGGGTACATATGAATAA
- a CDS encoding BMP family lipoprotein encodes MKRSLWFLIVTGLLVLSLVACGTEDTSDTGNSEEGAEASEDAKRVAVVLTDQIGVNPFFQQIADGAEQAAEETGLEVNVIESSDPTETKQNLEVAVADGYDFILTATFDAVDPLTEVAQANPDRDFAIIDAIVDLPNVKSTEFREYEASYLLGTAAGLSTETNTVGIIPAEDIALLDKYIVGFQEGVAAVNEDAEVLVNYVGSFEDPAKAKEIALQQHSNGADFIAAAAAVSDLGVFEAAEEAGFYTSGQDIDRTVENPDHVVLSQLKNTDVVAYDFVKEYGEGVFTTGVQSFGLAEDGVGLTFVTADSEAPLHDFIGQDTIDQVIEIKDQIISGEVEVKNPLEQ; translated from the coding sequence GTGAAGAGGAGTTTATGGTTTTTGATAGTAACAGGATTACTAGTTTTATCCCTTGTTGCATGTGGGACGGAAGATACTTCTGATACTGGAAACTCTGAAGAGGGTGCAGAAGCTTCTGAAGATGCAAAGCGTGTAGCAGTTGTATTAACTGATCAGATCGGTGTAAATCCGTTTTTTCAACAAATTGCTGATGGGGCAGAACAAGCTGCAGAGGAAACTGGTCTAGAGGTGAATGTTATTGAGTCTTCCGATCCGACGGAAACAAAACAAAATTTAGAGGTAGCAGTTGCAGATGGATATGATTTTATTTTAACTGCTACATTTGATGCAGTAGATCCTTTAACAGAAGTAGCTCAAGCGAATCCAGATAGAGATTTTGCTATTATTGATGCTATAGTTGATCTCCCAAATGTAAAAAGTACGGAATTCCGAGAATACGAAGCTAGTTATCTATTAGGAACAGCAGCAGGCCTTTCTACAGAAACCAATACTGTAGGTATCATTCCTGCTGAAGATATCGCATTGCTAGATAAATATATTGTAGGCTTTCAAGAAGGTGTTGCAGCTGTAAATGAAGATGCAGAAGTATTGGTAAACTATGTGGGTAGCTTTGAGGATCCTGCAAAAGCAAAAGAAATTGCGTTGCAGCAACATTCTAATGGCGCTGACTTTATTGCGGCAGCTGCAGCCGTTAGTGATCTAGGCGTATTTGAGGCAGCAGAAGAAGCTGGATTCTATACCTCTGGACAAGATATTGATAGAACCGTTGAAAATCCCGATCATGTCGTGTTATCTCAGTTGAAGAATACAGACGTCGTAGCATACGATTTTGTAAAAGAGTATGGAGAGGGAGTTTTTACAACAGGTGTTCAATCGTTTGGCTTAGCTGAAGATGGAGTTGGTCTGACATTTGTAACGGCGGATTCAGAAGCACCTTTACATGATTTCATCGGACAGGATACTATCGATCAGGTAATCGAAATTAAAGACCAAATCATATCAGGTGAGGTTGAAGTAAAGAATCCTCTTGAGCAATAA
- a CDS encoding CoA-transferase subunit beta: MVNDYRISDLMTCVIADMLRDGETVFHGVSSQMPMVAMHLAKQLHAPNLVHLNIPGGVNPSSIKKASYSSAGADLVEEGEAYFGLDEIFDLSMRGKLDVAFLGGIQFDRHGNINASVIGDYDKPKVRLPGGAGSAVLIPTAKKAVIWRTKHDPRTFVEQVDFVTTRGNLWKIVTPLCVFVFRNGQLELDTIHPHTTIEEVQEQTGFPLIYHEIRYTKAPTKEQLQTLKRIDPYDYRSAEF; encoded by the coding sequence ATGGTAAATGACTATCGTATCAGTGATCTAATGACATGTGTGATAGCAGATATGCTTCGAGATGGTGAGACAGTTTTTCATGGTGTTTCATCACAGATGCCAATGGTGGCTATGCACCTAGCTAAGCAATTGCACGCACCAAATCTAGTACATTTAAATATTCCAGGTGGTGTCAATCCGAGTTCGATAAAAAAAGCTTCTTACTCCTCAGCTGGTGCAGATCTAGTTGAAGAAGGTGAGGCATATTTTGGATTAGATGAAATATTTGATCTTTCCATGCGTGGAAAATTGGATGTAGCTTTCTTAGGCGGAATTCAATTTGATAGGCACGGGAATATCAATGCTTCGGTAATAGGTGACTATGACAAACCCAAGGTGCGATTACCTGGAGGTGCAGGGAGTGCAGTGTTAATACCGACAGCCAAGAAGGCGGTTATCTGGCGTACTAAACACGACCCGAGAACATTTGTGGAACAAGTAGATTTTGTAACAACTAGAGGCAACCTGTGGAAGATAGTCACACCATTATGTGTGTTTGTTTTCCGAAATGGTCAATTAGAATTGGACACTATTCATCCTCATACAACTATCGAAGAAGTTCAGGAACAGACAGGATTTCCTCTTATCTATCATGAAATACGTTATACAAAAGCACCAACAAAAGAGCAATTGCAAACTTTAAAACGAATAGATCCATATGATTATCGATCTGCTGAATTTTAA
- a CDS encoding CoA transferase subunit A has product MKKQTTIQTAVSEVNDYATLALGGNVLHRAPMAFVRELARQKKSHLRLVKTAGAHDIDLLCATGTVDTVDAGFVSYETLYGLPPHYRKAVQSGKVKTNEHACYTVISALRAASTNVPFMPVNGLKFGDLIERNDYFVVVEDPFTGEPVTLVRAIVPDVAVIHVQECDEEGNAIIHGPKYEDVLMSRAAKKVMITTEQIISRYKLKQQRERIDIPGFLVDKIIHVPKGAHPTSCYQKYDVDDRALKNFLSLKERREIEKFIDQYQQQDHAVGGRAVRW; this is encoded by the coding sequence ATGAAGAAACAAACAACCATACAAACTGCTGTTTCGGAGGTTAACGATTATGCAACATTAGCATTAGGTGGTAATGTATTACATCGTGCACCAATGGCATTCGTAAGAGAACTTGCACGTCAAAAAAAATCACACCTTCGTTTAGTAAAAACAGCTGGTGCCCATGATATCGACCTATTATGTGCAACAGGTACAGTAGATACGGTTGATGCGGGATTTGTCAGTTATGAAACGCTATACGGCCTACCCCCCCATTACCGTAAGGCAGTACAGTCAGGAAAGGTGAAAACGAATGAACATGCATGTTATACGGTAATCAGTGCGCTAAGAGCAGCATCAACCAATGTTCCGTTTATGCCGGTAAATGGATTAAAGTTCGGTGATCTGATTGAACGTAATGATTATTTTGTTGTAGTGGAAGATCCTTTTACAGGTGAGCCGGTTACTTTAGTTCGAGCAATTGTTCCAGATGTAGCAGTCATCCATGTCCAAGAATGTGACGAAGAAGGTAATGCTATTATTCACGGACCTAAATATGAAGATGTCTTAATGTCAAGAGCGGCGAAAAAAGTAATGATTACAACCGAACAAATTATTTCTCGATACAAATTGAAGCAGCAACGTGAGCGGATTGATATTCCAGGATTTTTAGTGGATAAGATCATCCACGTACCAAAAGGAGCCCACCCTACCTCTTGTTATCAGAAATATGACGTCGATGACAGAGCATTAAAAAACTTCTTATCCTTAAAAGAAAGGCGGGAAATAGAGAAGTTTATTGATCAATATCAGCAACAGGATCATGCAGTAGGAGGGAGAGCAGTAAGATGGTAA